One region of Quercus lobata isolate SW786 chromosome 2, ValleyOak3.0 Primary Assembly, whole genome shotgun sequence genomic DNA includes:
- the LOC115974974 gene encoding U-box domain-containing protein 52 isoform X3: protein MVPNYSANDSHSTPPIKSTAVAIDKDKNSPYAVRWAIDHLMVISNPFITLIHVRPKTNHINNQGANDANHSAESENDNLFIPYRGYCARKGVQLKEVVLEEYDAPKAILDYIHKNFINSIVVGASTRSALARKFKGYDVPGSLMKSAPNFCSVYVISKGKILSARTALRPMANTATPPKQPSSGGLPPTPEQNGEETRSVRGWRSAGPGYERFHLEKSGDASRTSRERSRNSPKNLSLENIEIANRGARSSFGQDSVRDESDLPGVLMFGSVDISGQNLDFSIAASSPKEQSTKYSARELEAEMKKLKLELKQTMDMYSSACREAISAKKKAKELHQWKVEEARKFEEAKNAEEAALAIAEMEKAKCKAAIEATEAAQRLAEKESQRRKLAEIKARREAEEKNRALSALAQNDIRYRKYTIDEIEAATDKFSESMKIGEGGYGPVYKGKLDHTPVAIKVLRPDAAQGRKQFQQEVEVLSCIRHPNMVLLLGACPEYGCLIYEYMNNGSLEDRLFRRGHTTPISWRRRFKIAAEIATALLFLHQAKPEPLVHRDLKPANILLDRNFVSKISDVGLARLVPPSVANSVTQYHMTSAAGTFCYIDPEYQQTGMLTTKSDIYSFGIMLLQIITAKPPMGLAHHVQKAIERGTFEELLDPTVTDWPVDDALEFAKLALKCAELRKKDRPDLAAVILPELNRLRDLGRNCEIYSSNSSQNHSHLPRHPTTSSHSRTTANQEPMLDQ from the exons atggtTCCAAACTATTCTGCCAACGATAGTCATAGTACTCCACCCATCAAGTCCACCGCGGTGGCCATTGATAAGGATAAGAACAGCCCTTATGCTGTCAGATGGGCTATTGATCATCTTATGGTTATTAGCAACCCCTTTATCACCCTAATCCATGTTAGGCCCAAAACCAACCACATCAATAATC AGGGCGCCAATGATGCTAATCACTCAGCCGAATCTGAAAACGACAATCTCTTCATCCCATACCGCGGTTATTGTGCTCGTAAAGGG GTTCAATTGAAAGAGGTTGTCCTTGAGGAATATGATGCTCCTAAAGCAATTTTGGATTACATCCACAAGAACTTCATCAACAGTATTGTTGTTGGTGCATCAACGAGGAGTGCTCTCGCAAG AAAGTTCAAAGGTTATGATGTACCAGGCAGCTTAATGAAATCTGCACCAAATTTCTGTTCTGTTTATGTAATTTCAAAAGGGAAAATATTGTCAGCTAGGACAGCACTAAGGCCTATGGCAAATACTGCAACCCCACCAAAACAACCCTCATCAGGAGGACTTCCACCAACACCTGAACAAAATGGAGAGGAAACCAG ATCTGTAAGGGGATGGAGAAGTGCAGGACCAGGTTATGAGAGATTTCATTTGGAAAAGAGCGGTGATGCGTCGAGGACATCACGCGAGCGAAGCAGGAATAGTCCAAAGAATCTCTCATTGGAGAATATCGAGATTGCCAACCGTGGGGCAAGGTCTTCATTTGGCCAAGATTCTGTCAGGGATGAGAGTGATCTTCCAGGGGTGCTGATGTTCGGATCAGTGGATATCTCAGgccaaaatttagatttcagCATTGCAGCAAGTTCTCCCAAGGAACAATCCACCAAATATTCTGCG CGAGAGCTAGAAGCTgagatgaaaaaattgaagctTGAACTAAAGCAAACCATGGACATGTACAGCTCAGCTTGCAGAGAAGCAATCTCAGCCAAAAAGAAG GCTAAAGAACTTCATCAGTGGAAGGTGGAGGAGGCTCGTAAGTTTGAAGAAGCCAAGAATGCTGAAGAAGCAGCTCTTGCTATTGCAGAAATGGAGAAGGCTAAGTGCAAAGCTGCCATTGAAGCAACAGAGGCGGCACAGAGGCTAGCTGAGAAGGAATCACAGAGAAGAAAACTGGCAGAGATAAAGGCCAGGCGAGAGGCAGAAGAGAAAAATCGAGCATTGTCTGCATTGGCACAGAATGATATCCGGTATAGAAAATACACCATAGATGAGATTGAAGCAGCAACTGACAAGTTCTCTGAATCAATGAAAATTGGTGAAGGTGGATATGGACCTGTATATAAAGGCAAACTTGATCACACCCCAGTTGCCATCAAAGTTTTGAGACCTGATGCTGCTCAAGGGAGGAAGCAATTCCAACAAGAG GTTGAGGTCCTTAGCTGCATTAGACATCCTAACATGGTCCTCCTCCTTGGTGCCTGCCCTGAGTATGGATGCTTGATTTACGAGTACATGAATAATGGCAGCTTAGAAGATAGGCTGTTTAGAAGAGGTCACACCACTCCAATTTCCTGGAGGAGAAGATTCAAAATAGCCGCTGAGATTGCAACTGCTCTTCTATTCCTTCACCAAGCAAAGCCAGAACCCCTAGTGCACCGGGACCTAAAACCAGCCAACATCCTCTTAGACCGCAATTTTGTGAGCAAAATTAGTGATGTTGGCCTAGCACGTCTAGTCCCACCTTCTGTGGCTAATAGTGTCACACAATATCACATGACTTCAGCTGCAGGGACTTTTTGTTACATAGATCCTGAGTATCAACAAACAGGCATGTTGACAACCAAATCAGATATATACTCATTTGGGATAATGCTACTCCAAATTATCACAGCCAAGCCCCCTATGGGTCTTGCACACCATGTTCAAAAGGCCATTGAAAGAGGTACATTTGAAGAGCTGCTTGACCCCACAGTGACAGACTGGCCTGTTGATGATGCTCTAGAATTTGCTAAATTGGCACTAAAGTGTGCAGAGCTAAGGAAAAAGGACAGGCCAGATCTTGCAGCTGTTATATTGCCAGAGCTCAACCGGTTAAGAGACCTTGGAAGGAACTGTGAAATATACAGCAGTAATAGTAGTCAGAATCACAGCCATTTGCCACGTCATCCCACAACAAGTTCACATTCAAGGACAACTGCAAATCAG GAGCCAATGTTAGACCAGTGA
- the LOC115974974 gene encoding U-box domain-containing protein 52 isoform X2, which yields MVPNYSANDSHSTPPIKSTAVAIDKDKNSPYAVRWAIDHLMVISNPFITLIHVRPKTNHINNLYAEGANDANHSAESENDNLFIPYRGYCARKGVQLKEVVLEEYDAPKAILDYIHKNFINSIVVGASTRSALARKFKGYDVPGSLMKSAPNFCSVYVISKGKILSARTALRPMANTATPPKQPSSGGLPPTPEQNGEETRSVRGWRSAGPGYERFHLEKSGDASRTSRERSRNSPKNLSLENIEIANRGARSSFGQDSVRDESDLPGVLMFGSVDISGQNLDFSIAASSPKEQSTKYSARELEAEMKKLKLELKQTMDMYSSACREAISAKKKAKELHQWKVEEARKFEEAKNAEEAALAIAEMEKAKCKAAIEATEAAQRLAEKESQRRKLAEIKARREAEEKNRALSALAQNDIRYRKYTIDEIEAATDKFSESMKIGEGGYGPVYKGKLDHTPVAIKVLRPDAAQGRKQFQQEVEVLSCIRHPNMVLLLGACPEYGCLIYEYMNNGSLEDRLFRRGHTTPISWRRRFKIAAEIATALLFLHQAKPEPLVHRDLKPANILLDRNFVSKISDVGLARLVPPSVANSVTQYHMTSAAGTFCYIDPEYQQTGMLTTKSDIYSFGIMLLQIITAKPPMGLAHHVQKAIERGTFEELLDPTVTDWPVDDALEFAKLALKCAELRKKDRPDLAAVILPELNRLRDLGRNCEIYSSNSSQNHSHLPRHPTTSSHSRTTANQEPMLDQ from the exons atggtTCCAAACTATTCTGCCAACGATAGTCATAGTACTCCACCCATCAAGTCCACCGCGGTGGCCATTGATAAGGATAAGAACAGCCCTTATGCTGTCAGATGGGCTATTGATCATCTTATGGTTATTAGCAACCCCTTTATCACCCTAATCCATGTTAGGCCCAAAACCAACCACATCAATAATC tTTATGCAGAGGGCGCCAATGATGCTAATCACTCAGCCGAATCTGAAAACGACAATCTCTTCATCCCATACCGCGGTTATTGTGCTCGTAAAGGG GTTCAATTGAAAGAGGTTGTCCTTGAGGAATATGATGCTCCTAAAGCAATTTTGGATTACATCCACAAGAACTTCATCAACAGTATTGTTGTTGGTGCATCAACGAGGAGTGCTCTCGCAAG AAAGTTCAAAGGTTATGATGTACCAGGCAGCTTAATGAAATCTGCACCAAATTTCTGTTCTGTTTATGTAATTTCAAAAGGGAAAATATTGTCAGCTAGGACAGCACTAAGGCCTATGGCAAATACTGCAACCCCACCAAAACAACCCTCATCAGGAGGACTTCCACCAACACCTGAACAAAATGGAGAGGAAACCAG ATCTGTAAGGGGATGGAGAAGTGCAGGACCAGGTTATGAGAGATTTCATTTGGAAAAGAGCGGTGATGCGTCGAGGACATCACGCGAGCGAAGCAGGAATAGTCCAAAGAATCTCTCATTGGAGAATATCGAGATTGCCAACCGTGGGGCAAGGTCTTCATTTGGCCAAGATTCTGTCAGGGATGAGAGTGATCTTCCAGGGGTGCTGATGTTCGGATCAGTGGATATCTCAGgccaaaatttagatttcagCATTGCAGCAAGTTCTCCCAAGGAACAATCCACCAAATATTCTGCG CGAGAGCTAGAAGCTgagatgaaaaaattgaagctTGAACTAAAGCAAACCATGGACATGTACAGCTCAGCTTGCAGAGAAGCAATCTCAGCCAAAAAGAAG GCTAAAGAACTTCATCAGTGGAAGGTGGAGGAGGCTCGTAAGTTTGAAGAAGCCAAGAATGCTGAAGAAGCAGCTCTTGCTATTGCAGAAATGGAGAAGGCTAAGTGCAAAGCTGCCATTGAAGCAACAGAGGCGGCACAGAGGCTAGCTGAGAAGGAATCACAGAGAAGAAAACTGGCAGAGATAAAGGCCAGGCGAGAGGCAGAAGAGAAAAATCGAGCATTGTCTGCATTGGCACAGAATGATATCCGGTATAGAAAATACACCATAGATGAGATTGAAGCAGCAACTGACAAGTTCTCTGAATCAATGAAAATTGGTGAAGGTGGATATGGACCTGTATATAAAGGCAAACTTGATCACACCCCAGTTGCCATCAAAGTTTTGAGACCTGATGCTGCTCAAGGGAGGAAGCAATTCCAACAAGAG GTTGAGGTCCTTAGCTGCATTAGACATCCTAACATGGTCCTCCTCCTTGGTGCCTGCCCTGAGTATGGATGCTTGATTTACGAGTACATGAATAATGGCAGCTTAGAAGATAGGCTGTTTAGAAGAGGTCACACCACTCCAATTTCCTGGAGGAGAAGATTCAAAATAGCCGCTGAGATTGCAACTGCTCTTCTATTCCTTCACCAAGCAAAGCCAGAACCCCTAGTGCACCGGGACCTAAAACCAGCCAACATCCTCTTAGACCGCAATTTTGTGAGCAAAATTAGTGATGTTGGCCTAGCACGTCTAGTCCCACCTTCTGTGGCTAATAGTGTCACACAATATCACATGACTTCAGCTGCAGGGACTTTTTGTTACATAGATCCTGAGTATCAACAAACAGGCATGTTGACAACCAAATCAGATATATACTCATTTGGGATAATGCTACTCCAAATTATCACAGCCAAGCCCCCTATGGGTCTTGCACACCATGTTCAAAAGGCCATTGAAAGAGGTACATTTGAAGAGCTGCTTGACCCCACAGTGACAGACTGGCCTGTTGATGATGCTCTAGAATTTGCTAAATTGGCACTAAAGTGTGCAGAGCTAAGGAAAAAGGACAGGCCAGATCTTGCAGCTGTTATATTGCCAGAGCTCAACCGGTTAAGAGACCTTGGAAGGAACTGTGAAATATACAGCAGTAATAGTAGTCAGAATCACAGCCATTTGCCACGTCATCCCACAACAAGTTCACATTCAAGGACAACTGCAAATCAG GAGCCAATGTTAGACCAGTGA
- the LOC115974974 gene encoding U-box domain-containing protein 52 isoform X1 translates to MVPNYSANDSHSTPPIKSTAVAIDKDKNSPYAVRWAIDHLMVISNPFITLIHVRPKTNHINNRRVYAEGANDANHSAESENDNLFIPYRGYCARKGVQLKEVVLEEYDAPKAILDYIHKNFINSIVVGASTRSALARKFKGYDVPGSLMKSAPNFCSVYVISKGKILSARTALRPMANTATPPKQPSSGGLPPTPEQNGEETRSVRGWRSAGPGYERFHLEKSGDASRTSRERSRNSPKNLSLENIEIANRGARSSFGQDSVRDESDLPGVLMFGSVDISGQNLDFSIAASSPKEQSTKYSARELEAEMKKLKLELKQTMDMYSSACREAISAKKKAKELHQWKVEEARKFEEAKNAEEAALAIAEMEKAKCKAAIEATEAAQRLAEKESQRRKLAEIKARREAEEKNRALSALAQNDIRYRKYTIDEIEAATDKFSESMKIGEGGYGPVYKGKLDHTPVAIKVLRPDAAQGRKQFQQEVEVLSCIRHPNMVLLLGACPEYGCLIYEYMNNGSLEDRLFRRGHTTPISWRRRFKIAAEIATALLFLHQAKPEPLVHRDLKPANILLDRNFVSKISDVGLARLVPPSVANSVTQYHMTSAAGTFCYIDPEYQQTGMLTTKSDIYSFGIMLLQIITAKPPMGLAHHVQKAIERGTFEELLDPTVTDWPVDDALEFAKLALKCAELRKKDRPDLAAVILPELNRLRDLGRNCEIYSSNSSQNHSHLPRHPTTSSHSRTTANQEPMLDQ, encoded by the exons atggtTCCAAACTATTCTGCCAACGATAGTCATAGTACTCCACCCATCAAGTCCACCGCGGTGGCCATTGATAAGGATAAGAACAGCCCTTATGCTGTCAGATGGGCTATTGATCATCTTATGGTTATTAGCAACCCCTTTATCACCCTAATCCATGTTAGGCCCAAAACCAACCACATCAATAATCGTAG agtTTATGCAGAGGGCGCCAATGATGCTAATCACTCAGCCGAATCTGAAAACGACAATCTCTTCATCCCATACCGCGGTTATTGTGCTCGTAAAGGG GTTCAATTGAAAGAGGTTGTCCTTGAGGAATATGATGCTCCTAAAGCAATTTTGGATTACATCCACAAGAACTTCATCAACAGTATTGTTGTTGGTGCATCAACGAGGAGTGCTCTCGCAAG AAAGTTCAAAGGTTATGATGTACCAGGCAGCTTAATGAAATCTGCACCAAATTTCTGTTCTGTTTATGTAATTTCAAAAGGGAAAATATTGTCAGCTAGGACAGCACTAAGGCCTATGGCAAATACTGCAACCCCACCAAAACAACCCTCATCAGGAGGACTTCCACCAACACCTGAACAAAATGGAGAGGAAACCAG ATCTGTAAGGGGATGGAGAAGTGCAGGACCAGGTTATGAGAGATTTCATTTGGAAAAGAGCGGTGATGCGTCGAGGACATCACGCGAGCGAAGCAGGAATAGTCCAAAGAATCTCTCATTGGAGAATATCGAGATTGCCAACCGTGGGGCAAGGTCTTCATTTGGCCAAGATTCTGTCAGGGATGAGAGTGATCTTCCAGGGGTGCTGATGTTCGGATCAGTGGATATCTCAGgccaaaatttagatttcagCATTGCAGCAAGTTCTCCCAAGGAACAATCCACCAAATATTCTGCG CGAGAGCTAGAAGCTgagatgaaaaaattgaagctTGAACTAAAGCAAACCATGGACATGTACAGCTCAGCTTGCAGAGAAGCAATCTCAGCCAAAAAGAAG GCTAAAGAACTTCATCAGTGGAAGGTGGAGGAGGCTCGTAAGTTTGAAGAAGCCAAGAATGCTGAAGAAGCAGCTCTTGCTATTGCAGAAATGGAGAAGGCTAAGTGCAAAGCTGCCATTGAAGCAACAGAGGCGGCACAGAGGCTAGCTGAGAAGGAATCACAGAGAAGAAAACTGGCAGAGATAAAGGCCAGGCGAGAGGCAGAAGAGAAAAATCGAGCATTGTCTGCATTGGCACAGAATGATATCCGGTATAGAAAATACACCATAGATGAGATTGAAGCAGCAACTGACAAGTTCTCTGAATCAATGAAAATTGGTGAAGGTGGATATGGACCTGTATATAAAGGCAAACTTGATCACACCCCAGTTGCCATCAAAGTTTTGAGACCTGATGCTGCTCAAGGGAGGAAGCAATTCCAACAAGAG GTTGAGGTCCTTAGCTGCATTAGACATCCTAACATGGTCCTCCTCCTTGGTGCCTGCCCTGAGTATGGATGCTTGATTTACGAGTACATGAATAATGGCAGCTTAGAAGATAGGCTGTTTAGAAGAGGTCACACCACTCCAATTTCCTGGAGGAGAAGATTCAAAATAGCCGCTGAGATTGCAACTGCTCTTCTATTCCTTCACCAAGCAAAGCCAGAACCCCTAGTGCACCGGGACCTAAAACCAGCCAACATCCTCTTAGACCGCAATTTTGTGAGCAAAATTAGTGATGTTGGCCTAGCACGTCTAGTCCCACCTTCTGTGGCTAATAGTGTCACACAATATCACATGACTTCAGCTGCAGGGACTTTTTGTTACATAGATCCTGAGTATCAACAAACAGGCATGTTGACAACCAAATCAGATATATACTCATTTGGGATAATGCTACTCCAAATTATCACAGCCAAGCCCCCTATGGGTCTTGCACACCATGTTCAAAAGGCCATTGAAAGAGGTACATTTGAAGAGCTGCTTGACCCCACAGTGACAGACTGGCCTGTTGATGATGCTCTAGAATTTGCTAAATTGGCACTAAAGTGTGCAGAGCTAAGGAAAAAGGACAGGCCAGATCTTGCAGCTGTTATATTGCCAGAGCTCAACCGGTTAAGAGACCTTGGAAGGAACTGTGAAATATACAGCAGTAATAGTAGTCAGAATCACAGCCATTTGCCACGTCATCCCACAACAAGTTCACATTCAAGGACAACTGCAAATCAG GAGCCAATGTTAGACCAGTGA
- the LOC115974974 gene encoding U-box domain-containing protein 52 isoform X4: MLGPKPTTSIIVEGANDANHSAESENDNLFIPYRGYCARKGVQLKEVVLEEYDAPKAILDYIHKNFINSIVVGASTRSALARKFKGYDVPGSLMKSAPNFCSVYVISKGKILSARTALRPMANTATPPKQPSSGGLPPTPEQNGEETRSVRGWRSAGPGYERFHLEKSGDASRTSRERSRNSPKNLSLENIEIANRGARSSFGQDSVRDESDLPGVLMFGSVDISGQNLDFSIAASSPKEQSTKYSARELEAEMKKLKLELKQTMDMYSSACREAISAKKKAKELHQWKVEEARKFEEAKNAEEAALAIAEMEKAKCKAAIEATEAAQRLAEKESQRRKLAEIKARREAEEKNRALSALAQNDIRYRKYTIDEIEAATDKFSESMKIGEGGYGPVYKGKLDHTPVAIKVLRPDAAQGRKQFQQEVEVLSCIRHPNMVLLLGACPEYGCLIYEYMNNGSLEDRLFRRGHTTPISWRRRFKIAAEIATALLFLHQAKPEPLVHRDLKPANILLDRNFVSKISDVGLARLVPPSVANSVTQYHMTSAAGTFCYIDPEYQQTGMLTTKSDIYSFGIMLLQIITAKPPMGLAHHVQKAIERGTFEELLDPTVTDWPVDDALEFAKLALKCAELRKKDRPDLAAVILPELNRLRDLGRNCEIYSSNSSQNHSHLPRHPTTSSHSRTTANQEPMLDQ; the protein is encoded by the exons ATGTTAGGCCCAAAACCAACCACATCAATAATCGTAG AGGGCGCCAATGATGCTAATCACTCAGCCGAATCTGAAAACGACAATCTCTTCATCCCATACCGCGGTTATTGTGCTCGTAAAGGG GTTCAATTGAAAGAGGTTGTCCTTGAGGAATATGATGCTCCTAAAGCAATTTTGGATTACATCCACAAGAACTTCATCAACAGTATTGTTGTTGGTGCATCAACGAGGAGTGCTCTCGCAAG AAAGTTCAAAGGTTATGATGTACCAGGCAGCTTAATGAAATCTGCACCAAATTTCTGTTCTGTTTATGTAATTTCAAAAGGGAAAATATTGTCAGCTAGGACAGCACTAAGGCCTATGGCAAATACTGCAACCCCACCAAAACAACCCTCATCAGGAGGACTTCCACCAACACCTGAACAAAATGGAGAGGAAACCAG ATCTGTAAGGGGATGGAGAAGTGCAGGACCAGGTTATGAGAGATTTCATTTGGAAAAGAGCGGTGATGCGTCGAGGACATCACGCGAGCGAAGCAGGAATAGTCCAAAGAATCTCTCATTGGAGAATATCGAGATTGCCAACCGTGGGGCAAGGTCTTCATTTGGCCAAGATTCTGTCAGGGATGAGAGTGATCTTCCAGGGGTGCTGATGTTCGGATCAGTGGATATCTCAGgccaaaatttagatttcagCATTGCAGCAAGTTCTCCCAAGGAACAATCCACCAAATATTCTGCG CGAGAGCTAGAAGCTgagatgaaaaaattgaagctTGAACTAAAGCAAACCATGGACATGTACAGCTCAGCTTGCAGAGAAGCAATCTCAGCCAAAAAGAAG GCTAAAGAACTTCATCAGTGGAAGGTGGAGGAGGCTCGTAAGTTTGAAGAAGCCAAGAATGCTGAAGAAGCAGCTCTTGCTATTGCAGAAATGGAGAAGGCTAAGTGCAAAGCTGCCATTGAAGCAACAGAGGCGGCACAGAGGCTAGCTGAGAAGGAATCACAGAGAAGAAAACTGGCAGAGATAAAGGCCAGGCGAGAGGCAGAAGAGAAAAATCGAGCATTGTCTGCATTGGCACAGAATGATATCCGGTATAGAAAATACACCATAGATGAGATTGAAGCAGCAACTGACAAGTTCTCTGAATCAATGAAAATTGGTGAAGGTGGATATGGACCTGTATATAAAGGCAAACTTGATCACACCCCAGTTGCCATCAAAGTTTTGAGACCTGATGCTGCTCAAGGGAGGAAGCAATTCCAACAAGAG GTTGAGGTCCTTAGCTGCATTAGACATCCTAACATGGTCCTCCTCCTTGGTGCCTGCCCTGAGTATGGATGCTTGATTTACGAGTACATGAATAATGGCAGCTTAGAAGATAGGCTGTTTAGAAGAGGTCACACCACTCCAATTTCCTGGAGGAGAAGATTCAAAATAGCCGCTGAGATTGCAACTGCTCTTCTATTCCTTCACCAAGCAAAGCCAGAACCCCTAGTGCACCGGGACCTAAAACCAGCCAACATCCTCTTAGACCGCAATTTTGTGAGCAAAATTAGTGATGTTGGCCTAGCACGTCTAGTCCCACCTTCTGTGGCTAATAGTGTCACACAATATCACATGACTTCAGCTGCAGGGACTTTTTGTTACATAGATCCTGAGTATCAACAAACAGGCATGTTGACAACCAAATCAGATATATACTCATTTGGGATAATGCTACTCCAAATTATCACAGCCAAGCCCCCTATGGGTCTTGCACACCATGTTCAAAAGGCCATTGAAAGAGGTACATTTGAAGAGCTGCTTGACCCCACAGTGACAGACTGGCCTGTTGATGATGCTCTAGAATTTGCTAAATTGGCACTAAAGTGTGCAGAGCTAAGGAAAAAGGACAGGCCAGATCTTGCAGCTGTTATATTGCCAGAGCTCAACCGGTTAAGAGACCTTGGAAGGAACTGTGAAATATACAGCAGTAATAGTAGTCAGAATCACAGCCATTTGCCACGTCATCCCACAACAAGTTCACATTCAAGGACAACTGCAAATCAG GAGCCAATGTTAGACCAGTGA
- the LOC115977901 gene encoding leucine-rich repeat extensin-like protein 1, whose product MTSFSPKDTMPYTIPIQMGHCNHLASMRNKWCSWFCRIWIMGLLIFANVTSEDQIGAPSSGSLCISDCATCPVICSPPPPLLESFPPPLPPVHHSPPKSYYSNPPPPPSLPSSPPASPPKSSSYPSWGTPPPPFKYYNNMPPSGRMPPMAGPNDYPYPYYYFYASKAASSLPLDASFYFMLLFFFHCVFYFW is encoded by the coding sequence ATGACAAGTTTCAGTCCCAAAGACACAATGCCTTATACCATTCCAATTCAGATGGGTCACTGCAACCACTTGGCTTCTATGAGAAACAAATGGTGTTCTTGGTTCTGCAGGATATGGATCATGGGGCTGCTAATATTTGCGAATGTAACATCTGAGGATCAAATTGGAGCTCCCTCATCCGGTTCACTATGTATCAGTGATTGTGCCACATGTCCTGTCATATGTTCACCACCACCTCCTCTGCTAGAGTCATTTCCACCACCATTACCTCCAGTGCACCACTCACCACCCAAGTCCTACTACTCCAACCCTCCTCCACCACCATCACTGCCATCATCACCACCAGCATCACCGCCAAAGTCTTCCTCATACCCTTCATGGGGAACTCCTCCACCTCCCTTCAAGTACTACAACAATATGCCTCCTTCAGGTAGGATGCCACCTATGGCAGGACCCAATGATTACCCCTATCCTTACTACTACTTTTATGCCTCCAAGGCAGCTTCTTCCCTTCCACTTGATGCTTCTTTTTACTTTATGttactatttttctttcattgtgtcttttatttttggtga